In Gimesia panareensis, the genomic window AGGCATCGCCGGCAAAACGACCGTGGGTGATACCGCCTATTTCGGAGCTGCAGGGGGCGGAACCGTCAACACTTCGAACGGGCTGTCTGCCAGTGGTGCGGGACAAATCACTGGATCGGTTACTCAAACACCGTCTGGTGCGAACTACAACTCTCAGGCCAGTGGCTCTGTCGCTACCAATACCGGCGTCAACGCGTATGGTACCCGCAGTACCAGCGGGAGTGTCAACCAGAACGCCGATGGTTCTGTCAGCGGCGTGCGCTCCTCTTCCACTTCGGTTCAAGGAGCCAACGGCTACGCCAACGTACAACACAACAGTTCTGGTACGGCAACGGGGAATGGCACCGGGACCTATAACGGTTCTACCACAGTCGATTCCAGCAAAGGTTCCGCTTCCGTCAGCACGACCGCCGGCGACGGTCAGATCAGTTCCACTGTGACGACACAAAACGGTTCTGCGACAGGTACACTGGGGGACGGTCAGGCAGGCCCAAGCTCATCCTCTGCCAGTAACCGTCAATCGAAGAGCAGTCAACAGGCGGCACGTTCGACCAGCCAGCCAGGTTCTTACCGCGCCAGACGACAGGCTTCTGCCTCGAATTCGCGTTACAGCAAATCGTCAAGTCAGCAGATCGCCTCTGGTTTACAGAGCATGCAGAAAAACTGGGGACAACTCAGTCAGCAACTGAACCGTTCCTCACAGGCGGCAGCCTCACAACGTAATACTCAGTCCTATTCACAACAACGACCGACGTCTGGCTATACGCGCAGCTCCGGATATGGTTCGAACTATTCGAACCGCAGTTCCGCCTACTCGCGAGGAAACACATCATCCTCAAGAGGCAGTTCTTCCCGGGGCAGCAGCCGCAGCTCATCAGGACGTTCCCGTGGTGGCCGGAGATAGGCAGCATTGATACATCGTCATTCAGTAGACAGACTCTTTCCTGTCGGGGAAAGAGTCTGTTTTGATTTAGCGTGATATTGAATCAGATCTGCAATTCGCATTGATCTTCAAATTCTTCAGCGAATTTGCTGGAATGACTCAATAAAATCACCCGCTTTAAACAAAGCATAGAGAGCCATACCAATTCCGATCACCCCTGCAGTAAACGTCAACAGACGGTGCAGGCGGAGCAACCATACGCTTTGCGGCTCATATTTCTTGTGAGACCTTTTGGCAAAGTCTTTGCGACAGCTCTGATAAATGGCCCGCACTCCCATTGTCATCGTCCCCAGGATGAAGACGGCAAAAAACAGATACAAAAACAGAGGTGAAGTCATAGTTCCTCCGCAAGCCAGAATATTCTATCTGTCTGGCGATCACTGCGTATTCGGAAAATATGATGAAGTTCAGGCTGGCTCATAGGGATCCTCGGGAGCTTCCAGCGGAAGCTGTAATTGTTCTTTGATCAGTTGCACTGCCTGAGCTGGATTGAGTTGCGCATTCGTAAAGTTCCAGAAGACAGCCCTGATCTGGGGATCTCGTCTTCGCCAGAGCTTTAAGGAATGTAATCTCTCATATGCTTCCTCTGCCAGAAAGAAGATCAGATCGGAATGCTGGTCCCCTCCCCCTTTGACCCAGTTGGTATCGACATTCAAGAGGTCAACGGCTTCAATCCTGAGCGGTTTCTGCCTGGGTGAGCGATATGAATACAATTCAATAAATTCTGGACCAACGACAACAAATGGTTCTCTGGTGAACGCCAGGTTCAGCAGCCATGCAGCTGCCGGGATCACAAACAGAAAAATAAAGAGCGAGAATCCCCAGAAAGCTCCCGCAGACCAGTTCTGAAAACCATCCGGGGTCAATAATTGAGAGAAGTACAACACTACAAAAATAGAAAACCCCACCGCGCCCACCAGATGCATCCAGGTACTGCGATCAATTTTCTGTGGTTCCTGCATGGGCTCATTTCCATTAAAGCGCTACCTGAGTTTCTTCCAGGGGCAGACCTTCTTGATTACAGTATATCCTGTATTTGAAAAATGGAGAATAGCGTGGGCTTCTCCGCAAAAAATAGGATACAATCAGATCTGCAGGACAGACTCCTGACCATCCTCGCGATGGGCGATTCCCACTGTCATCTTTACAGACGCTCAAAGCGGACAGTCAACTCAAACCGACCAGGTACCATGGCAAAGCAGAAGAAATTCATGCTCAGTATCGGTGAGATTATCATCGCCCTGGTAATCCTCGCCATCCTTGTCATACTGCTGCTGCCCGAAGAGCAGGTGGCTGACAACAGCGGAAGCAGGGAGCGTTTTCGATCACAACTGAAACAACTTGGACTGGCCTGTCAGGAATATCAGGCAAAATATGGTTGTCTGCCAC contains:
- a CDS encoding DUF3300 domain-containing protein translates to MTSTSPSYLKGFTTIIAGICFMLQVSLASAQQPGPQPTQKNRTLSPRAIESLVTGIAFYPDDLVETILQASQHPLAIRQASEKPAGRFGERFAQRVQQFNQTTDSSVEQLKQYPEILAQLSDNLATTTLLGRVYQTQPDDVWRAIDQLRAEVDAALEEQPEQFVDASGAPLTGQAAYVAAAGYVAGRYFVPATISELYVAYAHPNQTTTTAVYQGPVATGTATQTTTTGPYGHATASTGSSSTTYTGPNGNTVTGNTQGGSVVYQNGPTTVGAGAATTTITGPQGNSATATGAGIAGKTTVGDTAYFGAAGGGTVNTSNGLSASGAGQITGSVTQTPSGANYNSQASGSVATNTGVNAYGTRSTSGSVNQNADGSVSGVRSSSTSVQGANGYANVQHNSSGTATGNGTGTYNGSTTVDSSKGSASVSTTAGDGQISSTVTTQNGSATGTLGDGQAGPSSSSASNRQSKSSQQAARSTSQPGSYRARRQASASNSRYSKSSSQQIASGLQSMQKNWGQLSQQLNRSSQAAASQRNTQSYSQQRPTSGYTRSSGYGSNYSNRSSAYSRGNTSSSRGSSSRGSSRSSSGRSRGGRR